The following nucleotide sequence is from Zea mays cultivar B73 chromosome 1, Zm-B73-REFERENCE-NAM-5.0, whole genome shotgun sequence.
TGAAGGCATGGCACAGCGGGCTAGGTCCGGCACGACCCAGTTTATTTTTTCTATTTTtcatataaatacatatattatacttgaatatagagtataaaacacaAGAAACATGTGTTTTTGTTGGATATGAGTGTAAATAAATGTTTAGAGCTAATAAATATGGTTTGAACCCTCAAATATGCATACTTTTAAgatatttttatcatttaaacATCATATGATGTTATGGGTTCGTTAGGCCCGTCGGACTGTGGACTGGCCCGACACGATTTTCAACCTACCAGGCCATGCCTAGGCTTCGCTTGGGTCCTATGGGCTGGCACAGCATGACCCGTTAGCTAATACATACCAGACCGACACGATCCTAATCCGTGCTAGATCTAGTCGTGCTTGGGATGTTCTGTCCATTTGGACATCTATAGTCCCACCCGACGGCGGCTACTGTGAGTCCATGACCACGCGTGCGGTGCGACAAGACCTGGTCCTAGCGGTCCACTGCCAGCGAGGGAGGGGTGAGTGCTGTTGACTTCACCGATGGCGTCACCATGACGCAAGCGCGTACGACGGCCATAAAAAAGGAAAACGACGTCTGGTCGAGCAGTCCACGCGGGCGCGGAGTGGAAAATAAATTTGTTGGGCAGGGCTAGAGGATTCGGACCGAGGTAaggcttctcttttcttttttcttattACTCAAATTTCTGTTTTCTATTTGCTTCTTTTCTTACAATATTCAAACCTCAAATTCAATTCTGAATTACAAATTCAAATAAATGCAACAATAAAAGAACACCAGCATGATATGTATATACTTAATTTTATTTAATATTTATTTAGAacaaaaaataaaagaaacatgTCTCACAAATAAAACATAGACTAAAAATAAATTCAAAGAACCTCCTAATACTTTAAACTCATGGTTTACAGCCTCCTCCCACACCATCCCCGATCTCACGAGCGTGGAAAAAATGAGAGAGAAAACTTATAGTGTATTTGGTTTGTAGAGTCACTCTATGTttcatgaggtgatgcatcataaattcattccatcaattttggtggaatcaacgaactcctcatgtatatactaattattagcttatgaggaatgaggtggtgatggatcaactcattctattacacaaaccaaataaaaaagtgaagaatgagaagaagatggatcacttcatttctcaaaccaaacaccctcttaATCTCGTCTCACTTCACATCGTATACCTCGTCGCTCGTCGTCTCCGCCTCTCTCCTCGTCATCCTCGTCGGACGTCTTTAGggaaaaatcctaggtacaccatgaGAAACAGCCGGATTCATTCGACCTCATGAGCATGTTGTCGCATGTTTAGATCAGCGTGAGACACCGGAAGTGCATCGACTGCTGGTGCTGGTGCGTGTGCTGACCTGTACTGGTTTCGCTCTATAACACCACACGCAGACTCCACGCGCTCTAAGGAAGATGTAGGCTACTTGCTGAGGACTAACTAGCGTTGTTGGCTTAGTTGGATGGTGGTGGCTCGCGGCTGTGAATTTAGGCAGCGTCGCAGCGACAATGGCTCTCAACTCTGCAATAGATGTTACGTAGCTTGGATGAATTGAGGGTACACCGTTAATGTATAAGGCAGGAAGAGGGCTATGAGCGTGTGCTTCTCGCCAGGACTCGCTGCTCACGCGGAAAAGGAACAGAGTCTTGATTGAACTCGAGGAAGACGGTTCTAGCGGCCGGGTGCCACATGCAAATGTAGAGAGCACATGCACACGCTGACACTCGTGGGGCGCCACTCCGAATTGAAAACGAGCATTTGCGCTTTTGACGTCTCCTAGGCAGGTGTGGGCAGCCGAGACGAGCTAGGTCAAGGCCGAGTCGGCCTGTGCGATCAAGGAAAGCAGCGAGGGAGCTAGGCCGTGTTGAAATGATTGGCGCTGAATGCGAATGCCCTCTACGGACCAGGCTCTCTCTTTATATAGATGATTGTATACATGGAAGCTTACAACCGTGATCAATGGTGCACGGTACACAGGAGACACATCTCCAAATATAGATGATCTCCTCCCAAATATAGATTACACACTTCTTTGTTTAACACCCCCTCAATCTGGACGGTGGGACACCAGGTTCAGATTGCGCCGCAAGTTGCAATATGGAGTAATCGGCAAAGGCTTTGTCATAATGTCGGCAACCTGGTCTTTGGATGATATGAATCGAACGTCAAGCTGTCTTGATGCAACACGTTCGCGAACAAAGTGGTAATCAAcctccacatgcttcgtgcggCGATGAAAGATGGGGTTGGCAGATAGGTAAGTGGCACCAATATTATCACACCAAAGAGAGGGTGGTCGAAGCTCAGAAATTCCAAGTTCCCGAAGTAGCAACTGTATCCATATTACCTCGGCAGTAGTATTGGCGACAGCTTTGTATTCCGCTTCGGTGCTTGAGCGAGAAACAGTGGGTTGCTTGCGAGAGCTCCAAGAAACAAGATTGCCACCATAGAAGATGGCATAGCCACCGGTGCTGCGCCTGTCATCGGGATTCccggcccaatcggcatccgagaaTGCACTGAGTAGAGAGGACCCAGATTTGGTGATGCACAACCCCAAATCCAACGTGGAGTGAAGATAACGCAAGATGCGTTTCACAGCCGCCCAATGAAGAGACGTAGGGGCGGACAGAAATTGACAAACCCGATTGACAGAGAATGATATATCTGGTCGTGTCAAGGAGAGATATTGAAGGGCCCCAACAACACTACGGTAGCGTGTAGTGTCTTCGGCTGAGAGAGGATCACCACTTTTTAACAGCAGCTTGTCACTAGGAAGCATAGGGGTCGGAACACCATTGCAAGAAGTCATGTTGGTGCGCTGCAACAAGTCTTGAATGTATTTGTGTTGTGTCAATACCAGACCAGTGGATGTGTGATGGACCTCAATGCCAAGAAAGTATCGAACAGTGCCAAGATCCTTGACCGCAAACTCCGTCTTAAGTTGATTGATGAGACGATCTGTGGCTGATGTGGAGGAGCTCATAATAATAATATCATCCACATAAATGAGAATGTACATCTGAACACCACCTTTGTTGAAGATGAACAGAGAGACATCAGCCTTTGAAGCTTGAAATCCCAATTGTAATAATTTGTTGCTAAGCCGAGAAAACCATGCACGAGGGGCTTGCTTGAGACCATATAATGACTTGTCTAACTTGCAAATATATGTCGGATGAGCCGAGTCCACAAAACCAGGTGGCTGCTTCATATAGACATCTTCGTGAAGGTGGCCATGTAAAAAGGCATTCTGTATATCAATCTGGCGAAGAGACCAACCACGAGAGACTGCAAGAGATAATAAGACCTGAATAGTTGTTGGTTTGACTACCGGGCTGAATGTATCATCATAATCAACTCCATattgttgcttgaaacccttggcTACCAATCGAGCTTTATAGCTATCAATGGACGTGGACCCATCAGCTTTGTGCTTGAGTTTGAAAATCCACTTGCAATCAATAATATTAAGGCCAGGTTGTGGAGGAATCAAATGCCACGTCTTGTTCTTGACAAGAGCTtgaaattcttcatgcattgcagagCGCCAAAGTGGATGTTCCATAGCAGCCACATGTGATGTAGGCTCTGCATTAGAAGACTTGACAGCAGTATAAGTAACTGTACCGTCAGTACGAATTTTTGGTTGCCTGAGATTATGACTCAAGCGTGTTCTGTACGCATGGGCGGGAGGAGCTGCTTCAGGTGTTGCTGATTGCTCCGCAGCAGCAGCCAGTACACTAGGTGATGATGAGGGGCTGGTAGGCGATATCTCCATCGCAGCCCCAGTACCCACAGGGGACACGGGATCAGACGACGCCGCAGGTTGTCGCATGGAAGGTGTCGACACCGCAGGTTGTCGCGTGGGAGTTGCCGGGGAGCCCGGGGTGCGCTGCTGTATGGAAACAGGCAGCCCTGCGTCATGCGCCGCACCCGGCGCAGCTGCTACATGTTGTGTTGCTGCGTGAACAGAGTTAGCAGGAAATATATGCATATGGTTATAGTTCAAATTAAAACTGCTACTATCCTGGTCAGGTGCAACGCTGGATGAAGGACAGTTAGCAAAGGGAAAACTTGTTTCATCGAATATGACATCGCGAGAGATATAAACGCGTCCGGAGTCCGTGTCAAGGCACTTGTACCCCTTATGAAGCCCACTGTAACCCAAGAACACACAAGCTTTAGATCGGAAAGAGAGTTTGTGTTTGTTATAAGGTCTCAAATTGGGCCAACAAGCACAGCCAAATATACGGAGCATGGAATAATTTGGTGGAGTTTTGAGGAGACGTTCTAGTGGGCACATATTATCAATGACCCGAGTAGGCATTCTATTAATTAGATATGTGGCAGTGAGAAAAGCTTCATCCCAAAATTTAATTGGGACTGATGCATGAGCAAGGAGGGCAAGACCCGTTTCAACAATGTGGTGGTGCTTGCGTTCTGCTGACCCATTTTGTTGGTTATGAAGTTTCTGGTACTCTCCCCCCAGTCAGATTGGACACACTTAATTTTAGTGTCAAGGAGACGTTCAACATGGGCTTGGAATTGTAAGAAGATGTGTTGTGCCTCTGTTCTATCATGCATCAAATATATCCACGTAAATTTAGTAAAGTCATCAATAAAACTTATATAGTACTTGTAATCACCAACAGATATGGGAGCAGGGCCCCAAACATCAGAAAAAATAAGCTGCAACGGAGTAGTAGAACGATGAATAGCAGAACTATAAGGTAGTTGATGACTTTTGCCTAATTGACATGCATTACAAACTGAGAGACTCGACTCCTTGACATAAGGGAGTTTATTCAAGGTCAAAATAGACCGCACGACTGGGGTGGAGGGGTGGCCAAACCGAGCATGCCACTGACTCGAGGACGCCTTGACACTTATTAGAGCTTGTTTGAGAAACTCAACATCGGAGGGCTTGATGGGATAAAGGCCGGACTCACACCTGCCTTCCAGAAGAACTTGCTGCGTGACCTTGTCCTTTATAAGAAAATAATATGGGTGAAATTCAAAGTATACGTTATTGTCACGAGCTAATTTATGTACTGACAAGAGATGTTTGATATATGAGGAACGTGGAGAACATTTTTTAGAGCAAGAGGACGTGTAGCAGTATTAAAAGAACATGAACCAATGTGCATAATTTCCAAACCTGTCCCATTGCCGACTTGTACTGTTTCTCCACCATGATACTGTTCACGGAGAGCTAGGCGATCCAGATCACTTGTTATGTGATCGGTAGCCCCTGTGTCAGTATACCAATTGGGATCAACCTGGTATGAAGTTGTAGCCACTGCAGCAGATGGATGTTCCTCCTGGTATGACTCATCCATACGGTACCAACACTTGATGGCAGTGTGGCCCGTACGTCCGCATATCTGACACTGTGGGCGATTGGATGTCGAGGAAGAAGGACCACGGCCACGGCCCTGGAACGGCGGCCCACCTCGGCCACGCGCACCACGACCAGCAGGTGGAGTCCCCCGGCCGCGACCACGCTGTGGACCACCACGGCCAGCGAAGTTGGCTTGCGCGCCAATGTTGAGACGCGTCTCCGCCTGAGACTGCTGCTGACGCGCCTCAAATGCCAGGAGATGGGCGTAGAAATCATCGAGCGTGAGGGACTCGGTCTTCATGGTGATTGAAGTAACAAACGGATCGTAATACGAAGGCAAGCCAGCCAGGACAGGAGGTATGCAATGATCTCGTCAGTACGAAGAGGCGCATCAGCGGCAGCCAATTCGGCAGCGAGACTTTTGATCTTGCGAAAATAGTCGGCAGCAGAGAGATCGCGCTTCTTTGTGGTGGCCAAATCAACGCGCACTTGGACAGCACGTGCGCGGATAGCAGAGGAGAACATCCGCTTGAGGATATCCCAAGCCTCTTGAGAGGTGGTGGCCTCCACAACATCTTGGAGAATGTCTTCGGTCATGGAGGAAAGAAGACCACTGAGAAGCTGCTGATCTTGATCATACCACGCGCCATAGGCGGGTTAGGCACGAGCTCGACGCCCGCAGCAGTGGAGGAAGGAACCTGCCTGGGCGGCGGCGGCATGGATCCATCGATAAAGCCCATGAGCTTGGTACTCCGAAGGTACGGGAGCAGCTGGGCGCGCCACAACGTGTAGTTGTTCTTGTTGAGCCTAATGGTGACAGCATGGTGGATCGGGATAGGTGAAAACGCAGACATAGCGCTAGAGGAGAGGCTGAAATTGGTGGCGGAGGTGGTGGAGGAGGAtgaagagtttatagacatgatcGAATTATCGGCTCTGTTACCATGTTGAAATGATTGGCGCTGAATGCCCTCTACGGACCAGGCTCTCTCTTTATATAGAGGATTGTATACATGGAAGCTTACAACCGTGATCAATGGTGCACGGTACACAGGAGACACATCTCCAAATATAGATGATCTCCTCCCAAATATAGATTACACACTTCTTTGTTTAACAGGCCGAGGTCAGGAAATCAGCCAGCGAAAACCAGAGAAAAAAGGGGTAAAGACCTTTTTGAATTTTCTAGAAAAGAGTTTCAATCAAATTCATATTTTTGGATGCAAATTTGAATTCGTACAGGCAAAAATAATGCACCAACATACAGTGCACAAACATGATTTTACATTTACCCATATATTTATTTCTGAAAATAATTCAAATACATAACCCATCTTAAAAGCACTTTTAATTCAAATAAATCTTTAAAAAGATTTATTTAGGTTCCAAAAATAAAAATTTGGGTGTTCTATAATGCTACCACCTGGTTCATTCAATATAATAATATAAGAATTAGTAATAGTATTTTCCATTATTTTCATACATTGTACATGCACAAAGAGAGAATAAACAATTAATATTAACTGGTTCCTGGACAACCGGATCTCTTTCTTGAGAGGGAGATAGACGTAACAGGCATGAGAGACTATATTGAGAACACAGACTAGATGTTCGATGACAAACAATAGTCATCACTTTTAATTCAGATGAAACTTTAAGAAGGGTGTTAAGTACAACATAAGCAAAAGCAAGGCGGCACGATAGCTACCAACAGATGTTACAGATTGGTCTCTAATCCTTCGAGAGATCAGCCACACGACTGTCAAAATAGAACAAGTACAATAAGCCCAGGGTACCAGCCGAAAGAACAGGAGCCACACTTTGGTATAGTGCAAACTAAAACTTCTCCCTGCGAATGATGTGGACTGCCATGGTAAGCTTACTGTCTTTCTTCTTCAGTTCGAATAGACAGATGTCACCCACACGCAGGCCATTGCCGCGAGCAAAATTGGGCCAACCTCCATTCAGAAACCACCTTCTACCATTATGAAACATCAATTTTGCCTTCCATGTCGTCCCCCCGCACTGGAGCAATATGGTTTGCCCTTTAGTTGGGAGATATACCGAACCATATCGTGAACCTAATTCCTGATGCATTAAGATCAGTAGTTAGCAACACACTACgagctgatttggtgaccggGGATCCCGAGGGGAAGAAATcctcttgctattcaaaattgaattgcgAGGGGATTCCTCCCCCATGGATCCTTTAGGGATCCCTAATCACCAAATTAGCCCTACAGGGTAGTTCAAAAACTCTCCGAATAATCTAGAAAACTTCTAGGGGTTATAATGGTGGATTGTATTCGTAATTTTGTATGTTGATGGTTATAGAGAAAATATTACATTTTGATGATTTGATAGCAAAGAGTTTGTTCATATGAAGGCAGGTGAATCGGTGAGTTCTCAGGTGACAAAAGGATGGCCACTTAAACGAAATAAGGTTAAGGTGATAGAGAAGCAACCTTGAGGGTAAAAATTAACAATTCAAGACCAAACAGAAAACGATTTGAGCTTACTAGCATCCAACGTTGAGCGACACCAACATTGTTGTTCTTCATTACTGCCACACAAATGGGAATTTCAGATCGGATAGCTCGCACTCGCTCCTCAACCATTCTCTTTTGGGATTCAGATAGAGGACTCTTGCATGGTACAAAGTATGGAGGCTCAAATTGATCATCAGAGTCTCCTCTCGAGAGAGATTCATGAGGAATTTCTCGCATATCACTTTCTGAAGAAACATGTTCCCCTGCAGACGGTTTTAGACAACAAGAAAAGAAATAATATAGATACTCAATAGTTTTTTAATGTTTTGCACTAATACCAGTGGTTGGTTCCTCCTCAACATGGATTTCTGAAGCCACACCAGATGCACCAGGGCATGGGCCACCCATTTGAAAGCCAGCCTCACCTCTAGAAGAATGAGTTGTTTCATGAAGAACATAGACCATAAACGTGCATCTTATCTCATCTTTTGTCGGTAAAAGGAGGCATATATCTCCCTCCTGCACATGATTGTCGCAGACAAAGTCTAGCCACTGTCCCGTAAGCATGCAGGTTCTGCTTACATCTCTTCTGTAGAATTTGGGATGCCACTTCTTGCTCTTGTCAGGCATCTCAAGAGTGACATTTGTGCTTTTATCTGGGAAATGTGCATTTGCATATTCCTTGTTAATTCCCTAACAGCAAGCAAATGGAACATGATGCTGAGAAGATTCATGACAAATAGAATCTTATAGGTAAATTTCCCATACACTGGCGCTATTATCTACAAACAGTCAATGATGAGGTAAATGAGTTGTTTATTCCATAGGGGTAGTGGAGTTACCAGAAAAGGACCCGGAGGTCGCACATTGCCCCTCCGCATTATTGATATAAAAACTGTGAATTCAGGTTGAATTTCCTGAATAAGCTCCATTACTCTCTTCTTTTGTGCTTTAGATAGATAACATTTATATGCCAAAACATATTCCAAAAATACATTTTCAGAGAAAATGTCTTCTCCTGTACAAAATTACCCAACAGAGTTTAATAACAAGTGATGTTTGATTTAAGGTAAATATTCAAGCAACTTGAATAAGGTTGTAACCTGAGTTCTCATATGATGAGGGCGCCATAGCCATCTTCACAGTTATCCCCTCGCGACAGGAGCTAGCCTTTTGACACTCCGTGAATCTTTCACTGCTTGCAGCTGCTTCTATGGTATCATGTTCAGAAATACTTGAAGTCTTAATGGGATCTACACTTATTTCTTGAACACTTGGGATGCTTTCTATGCCAGGGTAGGAAAATAATTCCTCACAGTCATCACTGGGTGAATATGGCCCTGTTACTGACTCCACCCTCTTAGTAGTACGCTGATGTACTAGAGGACcaaaatgagcatgacttagtggGCTTTCACTTGACACCTGTTCTAGAGATGCGACGCAAGTAACTTCACCACGCCTTTGTAGGCATTCATAACAGAACCATTCTAGCAACGTTGCATCGAAAACAACTTTGTCCAAACAGTACCTACGCAATGACGAATCATAATAAACTCTAATAACATAGCTACAGTAGAGATTACAGAGGGTACTTGAGTTTTCCATTTaggtattatatatatatatatgatttgCAAATatccatttataattcaatagAATGTGAAGATAGATAGATTCCTGTAGTTCGTCTATTGACTTTCGAATTGATTGGAAAAAGATATTATAATGATGTAAAACACTGGTATATAAATAAACCTACCCTCTAAGGTGATACCATGGTTTGTCATATACTATAAGGAAAAAATGTCTAAACCCATTAATAAGCAGAACATAAAATCGAATCTATGTAGTAAAATGAAAGCATAGTAAATTAGCGTAAAAGGAAGACATACTGGTGCACAGCATAACGCTTACAGTCTCCGCAACATAGCAGAAGTTGTCTGTAACCAATATCTCCACATACTTCACACACAATGTTCTGCACAAACACCAAAAAGTTTATTTGCTGCCATGATCAAATTATCAATAATCATGCCAGTATCTCACTATGTATCTCAAATAATCAAATTGTTCCAGCGAAATCGCCATCTTTGATGAAAAGACTATCTATCCAGGTGGGTGTCACATCACATCAGCTGATTACTCAAGGAGTGTTAGACCGCCTACAAACAACTGAgcagtagaaggttcattcatacaTTAGCCAGCAATTGCC
It contains:
- the LOC103643732 gene encoding B3 domain-containing protein Os03g0619800 isoform X3, which codes for MNIVCEVCGDIGYRQLLLCCGDCKRYAVHQYCLDKVVFDATLLEWFCYECLQRRGEVTCVASLEQVSSESPLSHAHFGPLVHQRTTKRVESVTGPYSPSDDCEELFSYPGIESIPSVQEISVDPIKTSSISEHDTIEAAASSERFTECQKASSCREGITVKMAMAPSSYENSGEDIFSENVFLEYVLAYKCYLSKAQKKRVMELIQEIQPEFTVFISIMRRGNVRPPGPFLGINKEYANAHFPDKSTNVTLEMPDKSKKWHPKFYRRDVSRTCMLTGQWLDFVCDNHVQEGDICLLLPTKDEIRCTFMVYVLHETTHSSRGEAGFQMGGPCPGASGVASEIHVEEEPTTGEHVSSESDMREIPHESLSRGDSDDQFEPPYFVPCKSPLSESQKRMVEERVRAIRSEIPICVAVMKNNNVGVAQRWMLELGSRYGSVYLPTKGQTILLQCGGTTWKAKLMFHNGRRWFLNGGWPNFARGNGLRVGDICLFELKKKDSKLTMAVHIIRREKF
- the LOC103643732 gene encoding B3 domain-containing protein Os03g0619800 isoform X2 translates to MAISLEQFDYLRYINIVCEVCGDIGYRQLLLCCGDCKRYAVHQYCLDKVVFDATLLEWFCYECLQRRGEVTCVASLEQVSSESPLSHAHFGPLVHQRTTKRVESVTGPYSPSDDCEELFSYPGIESIPSVQEISVDPIKTSSISEHDTIEAAASSERFTECQKASSCREGITVKMAMAPSSYENSGEDIFSENVFLEYVLAYKCYLSKAQKKRVMELIQEIQPEFTVFISIMRRGNVRPPGPFLGINKEYANAHFPDKSTNVTLEMPDKSKKWHPKFYRRDVSRTCMLTGQWLDFVCDNHVQEGDICLLLPTKDEIRCTFMVYVLHETTHSSRGEAGFQMGGPCPGASGVASEIHVEEEPTTESDMREIPHESLSRGDSDDQFEPPYFVPCKSPLSESQKRMVEERVRAIRSEIPICVAVMKNNNVGVAQRWMLELGSRYGSVYLPTKGQTILLQCGGTTWKAKLMFHNGRRWFLNGGWPNFARGNGLRVGDICLFELKKKDSKLTMAVHIIRREKF
- the LOC103643732 gene encoding B3 domain-containing protein Os03g0619800 isoform X1, giving the protein MAISLEQFDYLRYINIVCEVCGDIGYRQLLLCCGDCKRYAVHQYCLDKVVFDATLLEWFCYECLQRRGEVTCVASLEQVSSESPLSHAHFGPLVHQRTTKRVESVTGPYSPSDDCEELFSYPGIESIPSVQEISVDPIKTSSISEHDTIEAAASSERFTECQKASSCREGITVKMAMAPSSYENSGEDIFSENVFLEYVLAYKCYLSKAQKKRVMELIQEIQPEFTVFISIMRRGNVRPPGPFLGINKEYANAHFPDKSTNVTLEMPDKSKKWHPKFYRRDVSRTCMLTGQWLDFVCDNHVQEGDICLLLPTKDEIRCTFMVYVLHETTHSSRGEAGFQMGGPCPGASGVASEIHVEEEPTTGEHVSSESDMREIPHESLSRGDSDDQFEPPYFVPCKSPLSESQKRMVEERVRAIRSEIPICVAVMKNNNVGVAQRWMLELGSRYGSVYLPTKGQTILLQCGGTTWKAKLMFHNGRRWFLNGGWPNFARGNGLRVGDICLFELKKKDSKLTMAVHIIRREKF